One segment of Rhodothermus bifroesti DNA contains the following:
- a CDS encoding helicase-related protein has protein sequence MKLEDLRPQAIVRGILPDRAVTVVHVQWFGTDALELTYKDPGGRVGNILLYRDDEPRLELVEYGRPWGFDGDGALFRLVSEAQRIRLAYLFDPLLAVHTSLLEPLPHQITAVYESMLPRQPLRFLLADDPGAGKTIMAGLLIKELLVRGDVQRCLVVCPGSLVEQWQDELYRRFQLPFEIATNDKLEAARTGNWFLENDLVIIRLDKAARNESVQAKLAAPECRWDLVVVDEAHKMSATFFGGEVKYTKRYKLGQLLSGLTRHLLLLTATPHNGKEEDFQLFLALLDGDRFEGRFRDGVHQVDVSDLMRRVVKEKLVKFDGSPLFPERFAHTVPYRLSDLEACLYKEVTEYVREEFNRADALGDEKRAGTVGFALTILQRRLASSPEAIYQSLRRRRERLESRLREVEVLQRGGRVAVPANLGPAVDLEDLEDLEDAPDTEVAEKEEEVLDQATAARTIEELRAEIATLRQLEDLAQRVRQSGEDRKWRELANLLGELFTPTAIAERIAKEAQADGADPPKPVASSRQKLVIFTEHRDTLRYLVERISTLLGRPRAVVSIHGGMGREERAKAQEAFLHDPEVQVLVATDAAGEGINLQRAHLMVNYDLPWNPNRLEQRFGRIHRIGQTEPCHMWNLVAIETREGDVYHTLLRKLEEARKALGGKVFDVLGKLQFEGRPLRDLLIEAIRHGEQPEVKARLDRAIGEALDLAHVQNLVEERALAHEIIDAERLRRIREDMERAEARRLQPHYIESFFLEAFRQLGGTVRQREPRRYEVTHVPAAVRQRDRLIGTREPILHRYERITFEKDLIAPPGQPLAAFVCPGHPLLDAVIDLTLERYRDLLRCGTVLVDDRDPGERPRVVFYLEHAIQDASTTRTGERRVISRRLLYVELDADGNARHAGYAPYLDYRPLREGEPSPEEILARPECAWITRDLESRAQAYAVNRIVPEHLEEVRRRRLEWIEKTRAAVKDRLTKEIAYWDHRAEELRLQEQAGKPAARLNWQEARRRADDLAARLQKRMEQLDLEAQISALPPVVMGGFVVVPAGLLAKIKGQATIPISVPADTQASAARARAIVMEIERNLGYEPVDREQERLGYDIESRDPRTGRLRFIEVKGRVAGADTITVTRNEVLTALNKPDDYILAIVEFLEGGGHRVHYVRRPFRREPDFEVTSVNYDLRELLARAEEPR, from the coding sequence CTACCTGTTCGATCCTCTGCTCGCGGTGCACACGTCGCTTTTGGAACCCCTCCCTCACCAAATCACTGCGGTCTACGAGAGCATGCTTCCGCGCCAGCCGCTACGCTTTTTGCTGGCGGACGACCCTGGAGCGGGCAAGACCATCATGGCTGGGCTGCTCATCAAGGAGCTCCTGGTCCGGGGCGACGTGCAGCGGTGCTTGGTGGTGTGCCCCGGGAGTCTGGTGGAGCAGTGGCAGGACGAGCTGTACCGGCGTTTCCAGCTCCCCTTCGAGATCGCCACCAACGACAAGCTGGAAGCTGCGCGGACCGGCAACTGGTTCCTGGAAAACGACCTGGTGATCATACGTCTGGACAAGGCCGCTCGAAACGAATCGGTGCAGGCGAAGCTGGCGGCTCCGGAGTGCCGGTGGGATCTGGTAGTGGTAGACGAAGCCCACAAAATGTCCGCCACGTTCTTTGGGGGAGAGGTAAAGTACACCAAGCGCTACAAACTTGGCCAACTTCTTTCCGGCCTTACCCGGCACCTCCTTTTGCTTACAGCGACACCTCATAACGGCAAGGAGGAGGACTTTCAGCTTTTCCTGGCTCTGCTGGACGGTGACCGGTTCGAGGGCCGCTTCCGGGACGGCGTGCACCAGGTGGACGTCTCGGACCTCATGCGAAGGGTGGTCAAGGAGAAGCTGGTCAAGTTCGACGGCTCGCCCCTCTTCCCGGAGCGGTTCGCCCATACTGTCCCTTATCGTCTATCGGACCTGGAGGCGTGCCTGTACAAAGAAGTCACGGAGTACGTGCGGGAGGAGTTCAACCGCGCCGACGCTCTGGGGGACGAAAAGCGCGCGGGCACTGTCGGATTCGCCCTGACCATCCTGCAGCGCCGTCTGGCTTCCTCGCCAGAGGCGATTTATCAGTCTCTCCGGCGCCGGCGGGAGCGCTTGGAGAGCCGATTACGTGAAGTGGAAGTGCTCCAGCGCGGTGGGAGAGTGGCCGTACCAGCGAACCTTGGCCCTGCGGTAGACCTAGAGGACCTTGAGGACCTCGAGGACGCTCCAGACACCGAGGTTGCCGAGAAAGAAGAAGAGGTCCTCGACCAGGCCACCGCAGCCCGTACCATCGAGGAGCTGCGGGCGGAGATCGCCACCCTCAGGCAGCTAGAGGACCTGGCACAGCGCGTACGGCAGAGCGGCGAGGACCGGAAGTGGCGGGAGCTTGCGAACCTCCTCGGCGAACTCTTCACTCCGACGGCTATCGCAGAGCGCATCGCGAAGGAAGCGCAGGCCGACGGAGCGGACCCCCCGAAGCCGGTGGCCTCGTCCCGCCAGAAGCTGGTGATCTTCACTGAGCACCGGGATACCCTCCGCTACCTGGTGGAGCGCATCTCCACCCTGCTCGGCCGGCCACGGGCTGTCGTGTCGATCCACGGCGGCATGGGTCGCGAAGAGCGCGCGAAGGCGCAGGAGGCGTTCCTGCACGATCCCGAGGTGCAGGTCCTGGTGGCCACGGACGCCGCCGGCGAGGGCATCAACCTCCAGCGGGCCCACCTGATGGTGAACTACGACCTGCCCTGGAACCCCAACCGTCTCGAGCAGCGATTCGGCCGGATCCACCGCATCGGGCAGACCGAGCCCTGCCACATGTGGAACCTCGTGGCCATCGAGACGCGGGAGGGTGACGTCTACCACACGTTGCTACGGAAGTTGGAGGAGGCACGCAAAGCCCTCGGGGGTAAAGTTTTTGACGTTTTGGGGAAGCTACAGTTCGAGGGGCGGCCGCTCCGTGATCTCCTCATCGAGGCCATCCGACATGGCGAGCAACCCGAGGTCAAGGCGAGGCTCGACCGCGCCATCGGCGAGGCGCTGGATTTGGCCCACGTGCAGAACCTGGTCGAGGAGCGCGCTCTGGCGCACGAGATCATCGACGCTGAGCGGCTGCGTCGCATCCGGGAGGATATGGAACGGGCCGAGGCCCGCCGGCTCCAGCCGCACTACATCGAGTCGTTCTTCCTTGAAGCGTTCCGGCAGTTGGGTGGTACCGTGCGCCAGCGGGAGCCTCGACGATACGAGGTGACCCATGTGCCGGCGGCGGTGCGCCAGCGCGACCGGCTCATCGGGACCCGCGAGCCTATCCTCCACCGCTATGAGCGGATCACCTTTGAGAAGGACCTCATCGCTCCGCCCGGGCAGCCCCTGGCCGCTTTCGTCTGCCCGGGCCACCCCCTTCTGGACGCGGTCATCGACCTAACCCTGGAGCGCTACCGGGACCTCCTGCGCTGCGGGACGGTGCTGGTGGACGACCGAGACCCGGGCGAGCGGCCGCGGGTGGTCTTCTACCTCGAGCACGCCATCCAGGACGCGAGCACCACGCGCACGGGCGAACGCCGTGTAATCTCGCGCCGGCTCCTGTACGTGGAGCTGGACGCTGACGGCAACGCACGCCACGCGGGCTACGCCCCTTACCTGGACTACCGGCCTCTGCGGGAGGGCGAACCTTCGCCGGAAGAGATCCTGGCCCGGCCCGAGTGCGCGTGGATCACGCGGGACCTGGAGAGCCGGGCGCAGGCGTACGCTGTGAACCGGATCGTCCCCGAGCATCTGGAGGAGGTCCGGCGGCGTCGGCTGGAGTGGATCGAGAAGACCCGGGCGGCAGTGAAGGACCGGCTCACCAAGGAGATCGCCTACTGGGACCACCGGGCTGAGGAACTACGCCTCCAGGAGCAAGCGGGCAAACCCGCTGCCCGGCTCAACTGGCAGGAAGCCCGACGTCGGGCCGACGACCTGGCTGCCCGGCTTCAGAAGCGCATGGAACAGTTGGACCTCGAGGCCCAGATCTCGGCGCTTCCGCCCGTGGTGATGGGCGGATTCGTGGTGGTGCCGGCGGGGCTGCTGGCTAAAATAAAGGGACAGGCTACGATTCCCATCTCGGTTCCAGCCGACACGCAGGCCTCGGCCGCTCGTGCACGGGCTATTGTCATGGAGATAGAACGCAATCTGGGCTATGAGCCGGTAGATAGGGAACAAGAACGACTTGGATACGACATCGAAAGCCGTGACCCCCGCACAGGCCGCCTCCGGTTTATTGAGGTAAAGGGACGAGTAGCTGGAGCCGATACCATTACCGTAACCCGCAATGAGGTTCTCACAGCCCTTAACAAGCCTGATGATTATATTCTGGCCATTGTGGAGTTCCTGGAGGGGGGCGGTCACCGAGTCCACTATGTCCGCCGCCCCTTCCGCCGAGAGCCGGACTTCGAGGTGACGAGCGTGAATTACGATTTACGAGAGTTGCTAGCGAGAGCGGAGGAGCCGAGATGA